Proteins encoded within one genomic window of Natator depressus isolate rNatDep1 chromosome 1, rNatDep2.hap1, whole genome shotgun sequence:
- the SVOPL gene encoding putative transporter SVOPL has translation MATQQKEVPNAIGLEEIGTERQEPKKEQKTFTVEEAVETIGFGRFHIVLFLVMGSTGVVEAMEIMLIAVVSPLIRCEWQLNDWQVALVTTMVFFGYMIFSILFGLLADRYGRWKILLMSFLWGAYFSLLTSFSPSYIWFVFLRAMVGCGVSGHAQGLIIKTEFLPTKYRGYMLPLSQVFWLAGSLLIIGLASVVNPTIGWRWLIRISSVPGIILILAFKFIPESARYNVSTGNNKAAVGTLEKIAKMNRSVMPEGILVESVNERRGRFCDLLDSKYLRTTLQIWIIWLGISFAYYGVILASAELLERDMVCSLQTTAAKELGNDSEESHSPCHCRLFAPSDYRIMIISTIGEIALNPLNILGINFLGRRLSLSITMGCTALFFLFLNICTTSTGLIGFLFMLRALVAANFNTIYIYTAEVYPTTMRALGMGTSGSLCRIGAMVAPFIAQVLMNASFLGALCLFSGVCVVCAISAFTLPIETKGRALQQTK, from the exons ATGGCCACCCAGCAAAAAGAAGtgccaaatgccattggcctggAGGAAATAGGCACTGAGAGGCAAGAACCCAAGAAAG AACAGAAGACATTTACAGTGGAAGAGGCTGTGGAAACCATCGGGTTTGGGCGGTTTCATATAGTGCTTTTCCTGGTCATGGGCAGTACTGGT GTGGTAGAAGCCATGGAGATCATGCTAATAGCTGTTGTTTCTCCACTTATCCGTTGTGAGTGGCAACTTAACGACTGGCAGGTGGCTTTAGTGACAACG ATGGTGTTTTTTGGCTATATGATATTCAGTATACTCTTTGGACTCTTAGCTGACAGATATGGCCGCTGGAAG ATTCTGCTGATGTCTTTCTTATGGGGGGCCTATTTCTCCTTGCTGACATCATTTTCCCCATCGTACATCTGGTTTGTTTTCCTCCGGGCCATGGTGGGATGCGGTGTGTCAGGCCACGCACAAGG aCTTATCATAAAAACCGAATTCTTGCCTACAAAATACCGAGGGTATATGTTGCCTTTATCTCAG GTCTTTTGGTTGGCAGGCTCCTTATTAATTATTGGATTGGCATCAGTGGTTAACCCGACCATAGGCTGGCGCTGGCTGATCAGAATCTCCTCTGTTCCAGGCATCATTCTCATCCTGGCATTTAAG TTCATTCCAGAGTCTGCTCGGTACAATGTATCTACTGGAAATAACAAAGCCGCCGTTGGAACACTGGAGAAGATAGCCAAGATGAACCGCTCAGTAATGCCAGAAGGGATCTTGGTGGAGTCTGTTAAT GAAAGAAGAGGTAGATTCTGCGACCTATTGGACTCCAAATACTTACGAACCACTTTGCAAATATGGATCATATG gcTTGGAATATCTTTTGCTTATTATGGCGTCATCCTGGCCAGTGCTGAGTTACTGGAGCGGGACATGGTCTGTAGTTTGCAGACAACAGCAGCGAAGGAGTTGGGGAATGATTCAGAGGAAAGCCACAGCCCATGTCACTGTCGCTTATTTGCCCCTTCGGATTACCGGATCATGATCATCAGCACAATTGGAGAGATTGCAT TAAATCCCTTAAACATTCTAGGCATCAATTTCCTAGGAAGACGGCTGAGCCTGTCTATAACAATGGGATGCACTGCactatttttcctcttccttaaTATCTGCACTACAAG TACGGGTCTGATCGGTTTTCTCTTCATGCTGCGTGCCTTGGTAGCAGCAAACTTCAACACCATCTACATTTACACAGCAGAG GTTTACCCTACCACAATGCGCGCTCTGGGGATGGGGACAAGTGGTTCACTATGTCGGATTGGAGCTATGGTGGCACCATTTATAGCACAA GTTCTCATGAATGCTTCCTTCCTTGGGGCCTTGTGCCTTTTCTCAGgcgtgtgtgtggtgtgtgccaTCTCTGCCTTCACTCTGCCCATAGAGACCAAAGGAAGAGCGCTCCAG CAAACGAAATGA